TTTTTAATAACCATGGTTTTTAATGTTGTTGCTGAGCTTATAAGCAGGAAATATAGATTGAAACTTGGGCTGAATAGATAGCGTTCAGCGTAGAGCGTATAGCGGATAGGAAGGTCAAAGTCTTTGTTGTTCTATACGCTAAACGCTATCCGCTCCACGCTAACAAGGATAGATTGATGAAGAATAAAATTATCCAGAATATAGGTTTCATAGCATTGTTCATTTGTATATTAATTACGTTGTTTTTTCTTGGGTCAATAATATATTTTATTGTAGTCAGAGGTTACGGTGTGCTCTCCTGGGAGTTTCTGACTGAAGTCCCAAGAAGAGGCATGACTCAAGGCGGTGTTGCGCCTGCTATAGTAGGCACTATTTACTTAACACTAGGGTCTATTCTAATCGCACTGCCTCTGGGCCTTGCAACCTCTATTTATCTGTGTGAATACAGCCCGAAAGGTTTTATTGTAAATATCATTCGTATGAGCATAAACAACCTTGCAGGCGTACCGTCTGTGGTCTTTGGCCTTTTTGGATTGGCTGTTTTTGTAAAATACTTCGGGTTTGGAGTATCGATACTATCGGGAAGCCTTACGCTTGCTATTCTTGTTCTTCCCGGCATAATCTCAGCCTGCCAGGAAGCGCTTATAGCTGTTCCTTTCAGTTTAAGGGAAGCATCGTTAGCCGTTGGGGCAACTCACTGGCAGACAATTAAGAAAATAGTCCTGCCGA
The Candidatus Liberimonas magnetica DNA segment above includes these coding regions:
- the pstA gene encoding phosphate ABC transporter permease PstA, which translates into the protein MKNKIIQNIGFIALFICILITLFFLGSIIYFIVVRGYGVLSWEFLTEVPRRGMTQGGVAPAIVGTIYLTLGSILIALPLGLATSIYLCEYSPKGFIVNIIRMSINNLAGVPSVVFGLFGLAVFVKYFGFGVSILSGSLTLAILVLPGIISACQEALIAVPFSLREASLAVGATHWQTIKKIVLPTALPGILTGVILSIGRAAGETAPILFTAATFYTRRYPGSIFSDTMVLPYHIYALMTEGTHPDQQKAIAYGCSLLLLVLVLSISGAAIYIRQKRSVTYGH